The Myxococcaceae bacterium JPH2 nucleotide sequence TCTCCCTTCGCCTCCATGGACAGCTTCTGGGACAGGTCGCCGTTGGCCACCGCCGTCACCACGCGCACGATGCCGCGCACCTGGCTGGTGAGGTTGCCGGCCATCAAGTTCACGTTGTCCGTGAGGTCCTTCCACACGCCGGACACGCCCCGCACGTCCGCCTGTCCCCCCAGCTTCCCGTCGGTGCCCACTTCCTTCGCGACGCGCGTCACCTCGGACGCGAAGCCGCGGAGCTGATCCACCATGGTGTTGAGCGTGCTCTTGAGTTCGAGCACCTCGCCCTTGGCGTCCACGGTGATTTTCTTGGAGAGGTCTCCGTTGGCCACCGCCGTGGAGACCTCGGCGATGTTGCGCACCTGGGCCGTGAGGTTGCCGGCCATCAAGTTCACGTTGTCCGTGAGGTCCTTCCACACGCCGGACACGTCCTTGACGACCGCTTGTCCTCCCAGGTTGCCGTCGCTGCCCACCTCGCGCGCGACGCGCGTCACCTCGGCGGCGAACGAGTTGAGCTGATCCACCATCGCGTTCACGGTGGTGCCGATGCGCAGGAACTCGCCCTTGACGGGCTGGCCGTCAATCTCCAGCGCCATCTTCTGGGTGAGGTCGCCCTCGGCCACCGCCACCAGCACGCGGGCGACCTCCGTGGTGGGCTGCACCAGGTCGCCGATGAGCGCGTTGATGGACTGGACGCTGGTGGCCCAGTCGCCGCGCACGTCGCCCAGCGACACGCGCTCCGCCATGCGCCCCTCGCGGCCCACCACGCGCGCCACCCGCACCATCTCCTGGGTGAGCTGCGCGTTGAGCGCCACGTGCGCGTTGAAGGCCCGGGCAATCTCGCCCATCACCGGGTCACCCGACTCGATGGGCAGGCGCACGCCGAAGTCCCCGTCGTGCACCGCCCGCAGCGCGGTGAGCAGCGCCTGGAGGGGATGAGGAGCCCCCTTGCCCACGCCTCTGACGGCGCGCTTCCTTCCAGGGGAAGTCCTGCCAGCCTTGTTCTCGTCCACGGCTGAAACCTCGGGTCGGAGATGTACGTTGCGAAGATGCGCAGCGGAGGGACGGGCTGCCTGAATCTCCAGGAAGTACGCGGGCT carries:
- a CDS encoding HAMP domain-containing protein, encoding MDENKAGRTSPGRKRAVRGVGKGAPHPLQALLTALRAVHDGDFGVRLPIESGDPVMGEIARAFNAHVALNAQLTQEMVRVARVVGREGRMAERVSLGDVRGDWATSVQSINALIGDLVQPTTEVARVLVAVAEGDLTQKMALEIDGQPVKGEFLRIGTTVNAMVDQLNSFAAEVTRVAREVGSDGNLGGQAVVKDVSGVWKDLTDNVNLMAGNLTAQVRNIAEVSTAVANGDLSKKITVDAKGEVLELKSTLNTMVDQLRGFASEVTRVAKEVGTDGKLGGQADVRGVSGVWKDLTDNVNLMAGNLTSQVRGIVRVVTAVANGDLSQKLSMEAKGEIAALADTLNGMTQTLSIFAQQVTDVARTVGVEGKLGAQAEVPGVAGTWKDLTNNVNLMANNLTAQVRNIAEVSTSVANGDLSKKITVDAKGEVLELKSTINTMVDQLRGFASEVTRVAKEVGTEGRLGGQADVRGVSGVWKDLTDNVNVLAGNLTDQVRNIAKVTTAVANG